The Eleutherodactylus coqui strain aEleCoq1 chromosome 6, aEleCoq1.hap1, whole genome shotgun sequence genome window below encodes:
- the LOC136632373 gene encoding ETS-related transcription factor Elf-5-like isoform X3: MVRTRANRSNWIVHPVRSSKLPTIPNSWDCAEFGCDINDIDLPFLAYLTSTDYSSGDSDMCNLADSTGVSDTLPPFTDLLATVTTHRKNLDQQVLQQKTNPQTSVCEETSMQKTKPSPVTPKEHSRRAAKGNRTNQSVHLWEFVRDLLLSPQKNQDAIRWENRKEGTFRVVKSDMFAQLWGEQKKNKCMNYEKLSRALRHYYKSGILERVDGRLTYKFGKKAHGWREESPKLT, from the exons ATGGTGCGGACAAGAGCAAACAGGTCCAACTGGATTGTGCATCCCGTGAGAAGTTCCA AGCTTCCCACAATCCCAAATTCATGGGACTGCGCAGAGTTTGGCTGTGATATAAATGACATAGATTTGCCATTTTTGGCTTATCTTACCTCTACTGATTATTCCTCTGGTGACTCAGATATGTGTAACCTGGCTGACAGCACTGGCGTCAGCGACACGCTCCCCCCTTTTACAG ACCTGTTGGCCACGGTGACTACACACAGAAAGAATTTGGACCAACAGGTTTTACAGCAGAAGACAAACCCTCAGACTTCAGTTTGCG AGGAGACCagtatgcagaaaacaaaacCATCTCCAGTTACTCCAAAAGAACACAGTCGACGAGCAGCCAAAGGAAACAGGACAA ACCAGAGTGTGCACCTATGGGAATTTGTACGTGATCTACTACTGAGTCCACAAAAGAACCAAGATGCcatccgctgggagaaccgcaaGGAAGGGACATTTCGTGTTGTTAAGTCTGACATGTTTGCACAGCTATGGGGGGAACAGAAGAAAAACAAATGTATGAATTATGAGAAGCTAAGTCGGGCTTTGAG ACATTACTACAAGTCAGGGATTCTGGAGCGTGTGGATGGAAGGTTGACTTACAAATTCGGGAAGAAAGCTCATGGTTGGAGAGAAGAATCACCAAAACTGACCTAG
- the LOC136632373 gene encoding ETS-related transcription factor Elf-5-like isoform X2, whose translation MYHSSALPFTLFSSFTADLASAASQTALTELPTIPNSWDCAEFGCDINDIDLPFLAYLTSTDYSSGDSDMCNLADSTGVSDTLPPFTDLLATVTTHRKNLDQQVLQQKTNPQTSVCEETSMQKTKPSPVTPKEHSRRAAKGNRTNQSVHLWEFVRDLLLSPQKNQDAIRWENRKEGTFRVVKSDMFAQLWGEQKKNKCMNYEKLSRALRHYYKSGILERVDGRLTYKFGKKAHGWREESPKLT comes from the exons ATGTACCACTCATCAGCACTACCCTTCACCCTTTTCTCCAGCTTCACAGCTGATCTGGCCAGTGCTGCCAGCCAGACGGCGCTAACAG AGCTTCCCACAATCCCAAATTCATGGGACTGCGCAGAGTTTGGCTGTGATATAAATGACATAGATTTGCCATTTTTGGCTTATCTTACCTCTACTGATTATTCCTCTGGTGACTCAGATATGTGTAACCTGGCTGACAGCACTGGCGTCAGCGACACGCTCCCCCCTTTTACAG ACCTGTTGGCCACGGTGACTACACACAGAAAGAATTTGGACCAACAGGTTTTACAGCAGAAGACAAACCCTCAGACTTCAGTTTGCG AGGAGACCagtatgcagaaaacaaaacCATCTCCAGTTACTCCAAAAGAACACAGTCGACGAGCAGCCAAAGGAAACAGGACAA ACCAGAGTGTGCACCTATGGGAATTTGTACGTGATCTACTACTGAGTCCACAAAAGAACCAAGATGCcatccgctgggagaaccgcaaGGAAGGGACATTTCGTGTTGTTAAGTCTGACATGTTTGCACAGCTATGGGGGGAACAGAAGAAAAACAAATGTATGAATTATGAGAAGCTAAGTCGGGCTTTGAG ACATTACTACAAGTCAGGGATTCTGGAGCGTGTGGATGGAAGGTTGACTTACAAATTCGGGAAGAAAGCTCATGGTTGGAGAGAAGAATCACCAAAACTGACCTAG
- the LOC136632373 gene encoding ETS-related transcription factor Elf-5-like isoform X1, with protein MKTEQYDLSAPDDNVIVLSPLPVIDLNSAYSGECSYCKAARMYHSSALPFTLFSSFTADLASAASQTALTELPTIPNSWDCAEFGCDINDIDLPFLAYLTSTDYSSGDSDMCNLADSTGVSDTLPPFTDLLATVTTHRKNLDQQVLQQKTNPQTSVCEETSMQKTKPSPVTPKEHSRRAAKGNRTNQSVHLWEFVRDLLLSPQKNQDAIRWENRKEGTFRVVKSDMFAQLWGEQKKNKCMNYEKLSRALRHYYKSGILERVDGRLTYKFGKKAHGWREESPKLT; from the exons ATGAAGACAGAACAATATGACCTCTCAGCACCTGATGACAATGTCATTGTCTTGTCTCCTCTACCTGTGATTGACCTGAATTCTGCATACTCAGGTGAATGCTCGTACTGTAAGGCTGCCAGGATGTACCACTCATCAGCACTACCCTTCACCCTTTTCTCCAGCTTCACAGCTGATCTGGCCAGTGCTGCCAGCCAGACGGCGCTAACAG AGCTTCCCACAATCCCAAATTCATGGGACTGCGCAGAGTTTGGCTGTGATATAAATGACATAGATTTGCCATTTTTGGCTTATCTTACCTCTACTGATTATTCCTCTGGTGACTCAGATATGTGTAACCTGGCTGACAGCACTGGCGTCAGCGACACGCTCCCCCCTTTTACAG ACCTGTTGGCCACGGTGACTACACACAGAAAGAATTTGGACCAACAGGTTTTACAGCAGAAGACAAACCCTCAGACTTCAGTTTGCG AGGAGACCagtatgcagaaaacaaaacCATCTCCAGTTACTCCAAAAGAACACAGTCGACGAGCAGCCAAAGGAAACAGGACAA ACCAGAGTGTGCACCTATGGGAATTTGTACGTGATCTACTACTGAGTCCACAAAAGAACCAAGATGCcatccgctgggagaaccgcaaGGAAGGGACATTTCGTGTTGTTAAGTCTGACATGTTTGCACAGCTATGGGGGGAACAGAAGAAAAACAAATGTATGAATTATGAGAAGCTAAGTCGGGCTTTGAG ACATTACTACAAGTCAGGGATTCTGGAGCGTGTGGATGGAAGGTTGACTTACAAATTCGGGAAGAAAGCTCATGGTTGGAGAGAAGAATCACCAAAACTGACCTAG